In the Flagellimonas sp. HMM57 genome, one interval contains:
- a CDS encoding pyruvate dehydrogenase complex dihydrolipoamide acetyltransferase: MAEVINMPRLSDTMEEGTVAKWLKNVGDKIEEGDILAEIETDKATMEFESFHEGTLLHIGIQEGDGAPVDSLLAIIGEDGEDISGLLNGSATEAEKTPEEPQATNESPEAAVATAPTGGVVPEGVEIITMPRLSDTMEEGTVASWLKKVGDTVEEGDILAEIETDKATMEFESFYSGTLLYIGIQEGESAPVDEVLAVIGPEGTDVDAVLGASSGSGTVENASKTEDSTKETNAQKEEEIAKAPVASQNGQRILASPLAKKIASEKGIDLTAVKGSGDYGRIVKRDIENYQPSQVPAAAPSPKEDSAAPTAVPQPTMYVPAGEEYTEEVKNSSMRKAIAKHLGASKFSAPHFYLTIEVDMENAKASRSQINNLPDTKVSFNDMVLKACAMALKKHPQVNTSWTDEATIYKKHIHMGVAVAVDEGLVVPVVKFADQLSLTQLGTAVKDLAGRARTKKIKPDEMEGSTFTVSNLGMFGILEFTSIINKPNSSILSVGAIVEKPVVKNGEIVVGNTMKVTLACDHRTVDGAVGAQFLQTLRAYLENPVTMLA; this comes from the coding sequence ATGGCAGAAGTAATCAATATGCCCAGATTGAGTGATACCATGGAAGAGGGAACCGTGGCAAAGTGGCTCAAAAATGTAGGAGATAAAATAGAGGAAGGTGATATCTTGGCCGAAATAGAAACGGACAAGGCCACTATGGAGTTTGAATCCTTTCATGAGGGCACACTGCTCCATATAGGTATACAGGAAGGAGACGGAGCACCGGTTGATTCACTTTTAGCGATTATTGGAGAAGACGGAGAAGACATTTCTGGATTGTTAAATGGAAGTGCTACGGAAGCGGAAAAAACTCCTGAAGAACCTCAAGCTACAAACGAGTCACCAGAAGCAGCTGTTGCTACAGCTCCTACAGGGGGAGTTGTTCCCGAAGGTGTGGAAATTATAACAATGCCGCGCTTGAGTGATACTATGGAAGAAGGTACGGTAGCGTCTTGGTTAAAAAAAGTTGGAGATACTGTTGAAGAAGGAGATATTTTGGCTGAAATCGAAACGGATAAGGCCACAATGGAATTTGAGTCCTTTTATTCGGGAACGTTACTTTATATAGGTATTCAAGAAGGAGAATCCGCACCAGTGGATGAAGTCTTGGCAGTAATAGGACCAGAAGGTACAGATGTTGATGCTGTTCTTGGTGCATCATCCGGGTCAGGTACTGTGGAAAATGCTTCCAAAACAGAAGACAGTACAAAAGAAACTAATGCCCAAAAAGAGGAAGAAATCGCTAAAGCGCCAGTTGCTTCACAGAATGGGCAACGTATATTGGCATCGCCGTTAGCAAAGAAAATTGCCAGTGAAAAAGGTATAGATTTAACAGCCGTAAAAGGTTCTGGAGATTATGGAAGAATTGTAAAGCGTGATATTGAAAATTATCAACCTTCACAAGTTCCCGCTGCGGCTCCTTCTCCCAAAGAAGATAGTGCTGCGCCAACCGCTGTACCTCAACCTACAATGTACGTACCTGCAGGAGAGGAGTATACAGAAGAAGTTAAGAATTCTTCTATGCGAAAAGCAATTGCAAAGCATCTTGGTGCTTCTAAATTTTCCGCTCCGCATTTTTACCTGACTATAGAGGTCGATATGGAAAATGCGAAAGCTTCTCGCTCGCAAATCAATAATTTGCCCGACACAAAAGTTTCTTTTAACGATATGGTGTTAAAGGCTTGTGCCATGGCATTGAAAAAGCATCCACAAGTAAATACATCATGGACCGATGAAGCAACTATTTACAAAAAGCATATCCACATGGGAGTTGCAGTAGCAGTTGATGAAGGACTTGTAGTGCCTGTGGTAAAATTTGCTGACCAGCTTAGTTTAACCCAGTTGGGTACTGCTGTCAAAGATTTGGCAGGAAGGGCAAGAACGAAAAAGATAAAACCAGACGAAATGGAAGGCAGTACCTTTACGGTTTCTAATTTGGGAATGTTTGGGATATTGGAATTTACCTCAATTATCAACAAACCAAACTCTTCAATTCTTTCTGTTGGGGCCATTGTGGAAAAACCAGTGGTTAAAAATGGTGAGATTGTCGTAGGCAATACCATGAAAGTCACTTTGGCCTGTGACCACAGAACCGTTGACGGTGCTGTTGGCGCGCAGTTCCTACAGACGTTAAGGGCATATTTGGAAAATCCGGTTACTATGCTGGCTTAA
- the porV gene encoding type IX secretion system outer membrane channel protein PorV — MKNLLVLAICFTIASQISAQQERVITTAVPFLTIAADARSSGMGDMGVATSADVFSQQWNPAKFAFATQKAGVGVSYTPYLESIVNDVSLLNANFYNKLNDRSAFAFSLRYFGLGEIELRQTIEEDATLVKPNEFAFDGSYSLKLSQTFSMAVGGRFISSNLRFQDGVQDSQAANAFAVDIAGFYRSREIAYESFSGRWRAGFNISNLGGSLQYDAGGQENFLPTNLKMGVGFDFILDQDNILGLHTEFNKLLVPTPRDFNGDGEITAADNDEYQQIPFFDGVFESFGDAPDGFSEELREITWALGAEYKYREAFMLRTGYFNENQEKGARQFFTLGAGFKFKSAQIDLSYLFSTSQVRNPLENTLRFSLTFNFGEEFLNN, encoded by the coding sequence ATGAAAAACTTACTAGTATTGGCTATATGTTTTACAATCGCCTCTCAAATAAGCGCACAACAAGAAAGAGTTATTACTACAGCAGTTCCCTTTTTGACCATTGCGGCAGACGCCAGGTCTTCGGGTATGGGTGATATGGGTGTAGCCACCTCTGCTGATGTATTCTCACAACAATGGAACCCGGCCAAGTTCGCTTTTGCAACCCAAAAGGCAGGAGTTGGTGTTAGTTATACGCCATATTTGGAAAGTATTGTTAACGATGTTTCCCTTTTAAATGCAAACTTCTACAACAAACTCAACGACCGTAGTGCCTTCGCTTTTAGTCTTCGTTATTTTGGTCTTGGCGAAATAGAGCTTCGCCAGACCATCGAGGAAGATGCTACTTTGGTCAAGCCTAATGAGTTTGCTTTTGATGGTTCCTACTCGCTAAAACTTAGTCAAACATTTTCTATGGCCGTAGGAGGTAGGTTTATCAGCTCAAATCTAAGATTTCAAGATGGTGTCCAAGATTCTCAGGCAGCCAACGCATTTGCTGTGGATATTGCAGGGTTTTATCGCTCAAGGGAAATTGCATATGAAAGTTTTAGTGGCCGTTGGAGAGCAGGTTTTAACATCTCTAACCTTGGTGGTTCTCTACAATATGATGCTGGGGGTCAGGAAAACTTCTTGCCAACTAACCTGAAAATGGGTGTTGGCTTCGATTTTATTTTAGATCAAGACAATATTTTAGGACTGCATACAGAATTCAATAAGCTTTTGGTGCCAACGCCAAGAGATTTTAATGGTGATGGTGAAATAACAGCAGCGGATAATGATGAATACCAACAAATCCCATTTTTTGACGGTGTCTTTGAATCTTTTGGAGATGCCCCTGATGGATTCAGCGAGGAATTAAGGGAAATTACATGGGCACTTGGCGCCGAATATAAATACCGAGAGGCTTTTATGTTGCGTACGGGGTATTTTAATGAAAATCAGGAAAAGGGCGCTAGACAGTTCTTTACTTTAGGTGCGGGATTCAAATTCAAGTCCGCTCAAATAGACCTTTCCTATTTATTCTCAACATCCCAAGTTCGTAATCCTTTGGAAAATACATTACGCTTTTCCCTTACCTTTAATTTTGGGGAAGAATTCTTGAATAACTAG
- a CDS encoding M20/M25/M40 family metallo-hydrolase: protein MSKILSFFGILVLMNCGSTQMVETKNVPDQANPSGPEGVKGSVVEEAPKETNAVGTALSFTDAERVGDIMNYLASDDLKGRDSGSEGIEMAAKYIENYFKSYRVAPYFDTYRDTLSNYKKASYNIVGVVEGNDPVLKDEYILVGAHYDHIGIIKIENGDAIANGANDNASGTTAVMELARYFGKNRTNKRSLIFVLFSAEEKGLLGSKHLAKKLKEQELNLYTMLNFEMIGVPLLGKDYLVYATGYKKSNFADVNNKYAGENLVGYLQRAREYGLFQRSDNYPFYQEFGVPCHTYCTFDFTNFEYYHKVGDEVEEMDFDHMATLINKMLPVVEKIANAPTKEIKMN from the coding sequence ATGAGTAAAATTCTTAGTTTTTTTGGAATACTGGTACTAATGAATTGTGGTTCCACCCAAATGGTCGAGACTAAAAATGTTCCTGACCAAGCAAACCCAAGTGGCCCTGAAGGTGTTAAAGGAAGTGTAGTTGAAGAAGCTCCAAAAGAAACGAACGCTGTTGGTACAGCACTAAGTTTTACAGACGCCGAACGAGTAGGTGATATTATGAATTATTTGGCGTCTGATGACCTTAAAGGAAGAGATTCAGGTAGCGAAGGCATTGAAATGGCAGCAAAATATATAGAGAATTACTTTAAGTCCTACAGAGTTGCTCCTTATTTTGATACGTATCGAGATACGCTTTCCAATTACAAAAAAGCTTCCTATAATATTGTTGGTGTAGTTGAAGGGAACGACCCAGTCCTTAAAGATGAGTATATTTTGGTTGGAGCCCATTACGACCATATAGGTATTATAAAAATTGAAAACGGAGACGCTATTGCCAACGGAGCCAATGATAATGCATCGGGGACAACTGCGGTTATGGAGCTTGCCCGTTACTTTGGAAAGAACAGAACCAATAAAAGAAGTCTGATTTTCGTCTTGTTCAGTGCCGAAGAAAAAGGACTTCTAGGTTCAAAACATTTAGCAAAAAAGCTCAAGGAACAAGAACTTAACCTTTACACTATGTTGAACTTTGAGATGATCGGTGTTCCACTTCTTGGGAAAGACTATTTAGTATATGCTACAGGATATAAGAAATCCAATTTTGCTGATGTGAATAATAAATATGCAGGTGAAAATCTTGTCGGTTACCTTCAAAGAGCGAGGGAATATGGTTTATTTCAACGTTCCGATAATTATCCTTTCTATCAAGAATTCGGAGTGCCGTGCCATACCTATTGTACTTTTGATTTTACCAATTTTGAATATTATCATAAGGTAGGTGATGAAGTAGAAGAAATGGATTTTGATCATATGGCCACATTGATAAACAAAATGCTTCCTGTTGTAGAGAAGATTGCGAACGCTCCTACCAAAGAAATTAAGATGAATTAA
- the murF gene encoding UDP-N-acetylmuramoyl-tripeptide--D-alanyl-D-alanine ligase — translation MTLEQLHSLFLDHPNVCTDTRKITKNCLFFALKGPNFNGNTFATEAIKNGAAYAIIDEVDHKASERCLLFDDALETLQKLATFHRNFSTAKVISLTGSNGKTTTKELINVVLSKKYRTIATQGNLNNHIGVPLTLLSIKPDTEIAIIEMGANHQKEIAFLSGIAQPDFGYITNFGKAHLEGFGGVEGVIKGKSELFDYLTSNVKHVFLNADDPIQQEKLKTYTKKIGFSKENHQYYNIKFIDSNPFVIIEVENKRIETQLIGKYNFSNCGVAILMGKYFNVPLDDIKIAIESYQPQNNRSQIIDKKGYQIILDAYNANPSSMKVALENFEIIKAEQKTLVLGDMFELGEVAEEEHQAIVDLAESIGFNNVLLVGENFFKTTTTYKKYKSFGDFKAYLKEKSLAKGALLIKGSRGMALERTLDFL, via the coding sequence ATGACCTTAGAACAACTCCACTCCCTTTTTTTAGACCATCCAAACGTTTGTACCGATACAAGAAAAATTACCAAAAACTGTCTGTTCTTTGCTTTAAAAGGTCCAAACTTCAATGGAAACACATTTGCTACGGAAGCCATTAAAAATGGAGCTGCATACGCCATAATAGATGAGGTTGACCATAAAGCATCAGAAAGATGTTTACTGTTCGATGATGCATTGGAAACGTTGCAAAAGCTTGCTACCTTCCATAGAAATTTTAGCACTGCAAAAGTGATTTCCCTAACCGGAAGCAATGGAAAAACAACAACGAAGGAATTGATCAATGTAGTCCTTTCAAAAAAATACAGGACCATTGCCACCCAAGGAAATCTAAACAATCATATAGGTGTACCCTTGACTTTGCTATCCATTAAGCCAGATACCGAAATAGCAATAATTGAAATGGGGGCAAACCACCAAAAAGAAATTGCCTTTTTGAGCGGTATAGCGCAACCGGATTTTGGATACATCACCAACTTTGGCAAAGCACATCTAGAAGGTTTTGGAGGTGTAGAAGGCGTTATAAAAGGAAAAAGCGAACTATTTGATTATCTAACATCCAATGTTAAGCATGTCTTTTTAAATGCCGATGACCCCATCCAACAGGAAAAGCTTAAGACATACACCAAAAAAATAGGTTTTAGTAAGGAGAACCACCAATACTATAACATAAAGTTTATCGATTCCAATCCTTTTGTGATTATCGAAGTAGAAAATAAAAGGATAGAAACACAACTTATAGGCAAATACAATTTCTCTAATTGCGGTGTTGCCATTCTCATGGGGAAATATTTCAACGTTCCCTTAGATGACATTAAAATAGCCATTGAATCGTATCAACCTCAAAATAACCGCTCTCAGATTATTGATAAAAAAGGATATCAGATTATCTTGGACGCTTACAATGCAAATCCGTCCAGTATGAAAGTGGCATTGGAAAACTTCGAAATCATAAAAGCTGAACAGAAAACTTTGGTTCTTGGTGACATGTTCGAACTTGGGGAGGTAGCTGAAGAGGAACATCAAGCAATAGTTGACTTAGCAGAAAGTATCGGATTCAATAATGTACTATTGGTAGGTGAAAATTTCTTTAAAACAACGACCACATACAAAAAGTATAAATCCTTTGGTGATTTTAAAGCGTACTTAAAAGAAAAATCATTGGCCAAAGGAGCCCTGTTAATTAAGGGCTCGCGAGGAATGGCACTAGAACGCACCTTGGACTTCTTGTAG
- a CDS encoding thiol-disulfide oxidoreductase DCC family protein, translated as MEKSIIVFDGECNLCNGVVGWLLKFAPEDIFHFVPFQSPTGQELLQQHGFSMDQLETVILFDENGKHTHSDGFLKIIAKIPKWKLVAALLAFVPRIIRDTIYNLASKNRVKWFGKSRTCTVSF; from the coding sequence ATGGAAAAAAGTATTATCGTTTTTGATGGGGAGTGTAACCTTTGCAATGGAGTAGTAGGTTGGTTACTCAAGTTTGCTCCTGAAGACATCTTCCATTTTGTTCCTTTTCAATCTCCCACAGGTCAGGAATTATTACAACAACATGGCTTTTCAATGGACCAACTGGAAACTGTAATCCTTTTTGATGAAAACGGGAAACACACCCATTCCGATGGTTTTCTGAAGATTATCGCAAAAATACCCAAGTGGAAATTGGTGGCCGCTTTACTAGCGTTTGTTCCCAGAATAATCAGGGATACCATCTATAACCTTGCCTCCAAAAACCGAGTTAAATGGTTTGGAAAATCAAGAACCTGTACTGTAAGTTTTTAG
- a CDS encoding 6-carboxytetrahydropterin synthase — MIATICRKAHFNAAHRLHNPNWSDAKNVEVFGKCNSPNYHGHNFGLEVRIRGEVDPDTGFVMDLAVLGTLIKEEVENRFDHKNLNIDCPEFKGVLPTTEYFVKVIYDILKPKLQKGQLLHITLHETQKNSAEYGDW, encoded by the coding sequence ATGATTGCTACCATTTGCAGAAAAGCCCATTTCAATGCAGCGCACAGGTTGCACAACCCTAACTGGAGCGATGCAAAAAATGTTGAGGTTTTTGGCAAATGCAATAGTCCCAATTATCACGGTCATAATTTTGGATTAGAGGTTAGAATCAGGGGAGAAGTGGACCCAGATACGGGTTTTGTGATGGATTTGGCTGTTTTGGGAACACTTATTAAAGAAGAAGTGGAAAATAGATTCGATCATAAGAATCTGAATATTGATTGTCCAGAATTTAAAGGGGTTTTACCGACTACAGAATATTTTGTCAAAGTTATCTATGATATTTTGAAGCCAAAACTTCAAAAAGGACAATTATTGCACATAACGTTGCATGAAACACAAAAGAATTCTGCAGAATATGGAGATTGGTAA
- the gldJ gene encoding gliding motility lipoprotein GldJ, with amino-acid sequence MKKHFVKVVLSCAIIVGSFSSCKNSSSSSKNVSRATGWKINAKEGGFQYNSDFKEQETPPGTVFIEGGTFTKGKVQDDIMHDWNNTPTQQHVQSFYMDETEVTNVMYLEYLDYLKAVYPPENPNYKNIYHGALPDTLVWRNRLGFNETMTNNYLRHPAYAEYPVVGVNWVQASQYAEWRTDRVNEAMLEREGYLAEDAKYKALNGEIEGTFSTEAYLNNPESVYAGQIDSLQGKQKKDSISTFAKRSSGVIMPEYRLPTETEWEYAAQALIGSREYNNYRGRKKYPWEGDYTRNGQRVGRGDQLANFKQAKGDYGGIAGWSDDGADITAQVKSYKPNDFGLYEMAGNVSEWVADVYRPIVDDEISDFNYYRGNVFLKKAIGEDGKVKVLRDDIVYDTLPNGKIVAMNLPGEIEMVPVTEEETYLRTNFSTSDNRGYRDGDPGSSRFFERFSDESEGRKMYDSPKHKVERDSTGKILRQYDTSNYRTSLINDEVRVYKGGSWRDRAFWLDPAQRRYLPQYMATDDIGFRCAMSRVGSKSKTKNKTVRHKKAR; translated from the coding sequence ATGAAAAAACACTTTGTTAAAGTCGTACTTTCTTGCGCTATTATTGTAGGAAGTTTTTCTAGCTGTAAAAATTCCTCTTCTTCTTCGAAAAATGTTTCGAGAGCCACGGGATGGAAAATAAACGCCAAAGAAGGTGGGTTTCAATATAACTCTGACTTTAAAGAGCAAGAAACTCCTCCTGGAACTGTATTTATTGAAGGTGGAACGTTTACGAAAGGTAAGGTTCAAGATGATATCATGCATGACTGGAACAACACGCCTACCCAGCAGCATGTACAGTCGTTCTACATGGATGAAACCGAAGTTACCAATGTAATGTATTTGGAATACTTGGATTATCTAAAGGCGGTTTATCCACCAGAAAATCCAAATTACAAGAATATATACCATGGCGCATTGCCAGACACTCTTGTTTGGAGAAATAGGTTAGGTTTTAATGAAACCATGACCAACAACTATTTAAGACATCCAGCATACGCTGAATATCCAGTCGTTGGTGTTAATTGGGTACAAGCTTCCCAGTACGCTGAGTGGAGAACCGATAGAGTGAATGAGGCTATGCTGGAAAGGGAAGGATATTTAGCCGAAGATGCAAAATATAAAGCTCTTAACGGTGAAATTGAAGGTACATTCAGCACCGAAGCTTATCTAAACAACCCTGAATCTGTTTATGCAGGTCAAATAGACTCGTTACAAGGAAAGCAAAAGAAAGATTCTATCAGCACGTTTGCTAAAAGAAGTAGCGGTGTTATTATGCCAGAGTATAGACTACCAACAGAAACTGAGTGGGAATACGCAGCACAGGCTTTGATTGGATCAAGAGAATACAACAACTACAGAGGTAGAAAAAAATATCCATGGGAAGGTGATTACACCAGAAATGGACAGCGTGTAGGTCGAGGAGACCAACTGGCAAACTTTAAACAAGCCAAAGGTGATTACGGCGGAATTGCAGGATGGTCAGATGACGGCGCGGACATTACCGCACAGGTAAAATCGTACAAGCCCAATGATTTTGGTCTTTATGAAATGGCTGGGAACGTATCTGAGTGGGTAGCTGATGTCTATCGCCCCATAGTCGATGACGAAATAAGTGATTTCAATTACTACAGAGGAAATGTGTTCTTGAAAAAAGCCATTGGAGAAGATGGTAAGGTAAAGGTTTTGCGAGACGACATTGTTTATGACACTCTGCCCAATGGAAAAATAGTGGCCATGAATCTACCAGGCGAAATCGAAATGGTTCCTGTTACAGAAGAAGAAACATATTTGCGTACAAATTTCTCTACTAGCGATAATAGAGGTTATAGAGATGGTGACCCAGGTTCGTCTAGATTCTTCGAAAGATTCAGTGATGAGTCTGAAGGTAGAAAAATGTACGATTCGCCCAAACATAAAGTTGAGCGTGATTCCACTGGCAAAATCCTTCGTCAGTATGATACATCTAATTATAGAACTTCTCTTATCAATGACGAAGTAAGAGTTTATAAAGGCGGTTCTTGGAGAGATAGAGCGTTTTGGTTAGATCCTGCCCAACGTAGGTACTTACCACAATATATGGCAACGGACGATATTGGATTCAGATGTGCAATGTCCAGAGTTGGTTCTAAGTCTAAAACCAAGAACAAAACGGTTAGACATAAGAAAGCAAGATAA
- the cdd gene encoding cytidine deaminase, with the protein MKKQHIGFELTIFKDVDELASKEQRLLQVAKEARESAYAPYSNFKVGAAVLLENGEIVIGNNQENASYPSGLCAERVAIFQAGARYPGVAIVSVAITATSNDYEVTVPAGPCGNCRQAIIEYEQRQKTSISLLLRGESGPIYKCESVADILPLAFNSSFLSDS; encoded by the coding sequence ATGAAGAAACAACATATTGGTTTTGAACTTACCATCTTTAAAGATGTGGATGAACTGGCTTCGAAAGAGCAGCGACTGCTTCAAGTGGCCAAGGAAGCTAGGGAAAGTGCTTATGCCCCATATTCAAATTTTAAAGTAGGGGCCGCAGTTTTATTGGAAAATGGAGAAATTGTTATTGGAAACAATCAGGAAAATGCATCTTATCCTTCCGGTCTTTGTGCTGAACGTGTTGCTATTTTTCAGGCAGGGGCAAGATACCCAGGGGTTGCTATTGTTTCAGTGGCAATAACCGCAACATCCAATGATTATGAAGTAACTGTCCCTGCTGGACCATGCGGTAATTGTAGACAAGCTATTATAGAGTATGAACAGCGGCAGAAAACATCTATTTCCTTGTTGCTGCGTGGTGAATCTGGACCAATATATAAATGCGAATCAGTAGCGGATATTTTGCCTTTGGCATTCAATAGTTCATTTTTGAGCGATTCTTAA
- a CDS encoding RagB/SusD family nutrient uptake outer membrane protein — protein MNIYKIIIFFLGMGIFLSCEDRLDVSPEDSVEIATVFDTRGSINGAVVGIYSKNQSGDLNGNPQLISDFMADDVNFVGSFTSLQEIDQYETLATNTTIDNIWLDGYELIGAANNIIVNLPDIDLLDLSEEEKAQFIGEAKFLRALTYFQLVNLFAQPFQVNGGSNLGVPLVLTPYAPEVDISEFQLERSTVSEVHALIEQDLLDAVASLPEDNGERAEAGAARGLLARFYLYREDWANAATFADQVISSGEYALVPDFDFYDDNPTSPENIFSVINTPTDGPQDESVPGSDEVYVNFYNAAPGGRGDAPFSQDLLDAFAAEPGDRRFDELSVAATDAGGNDTFFTSKYPDIVNNASDGMVLRMADMYLMRAEANLRGGTTIGDIPLNDVNAVRTRAGLADLATVDLDAILLERRKEFCFEGLRRMDLLRNDRNLRPDGGAASAPGADKVIFPIVDDELTNNPNITQNPGNF, from the coding sequence ATGAATATATATAAAATAATCATATTTTTCTTGGGCATGGGTATTTTCCTTTCATGCGAAGACCGTTTGGATGTATCACCCGAGGATAGTGTAGAAATAGCAACTGTTTTTGATACCCGTGGATCTATAAATGGAGCCGTTGTTGGTATTTACAGTAAAAATCAAAGTGGTGACCTAAATGGTAACCCCCAATTGATTTCAGATTTTATGGCCGATGATGTAAATTTTGTAGGTAGTTTTACAAGTTTACAAGAAATTGACCAATATGAAACATTGGCTACCAATACGACTATAGATAATATTTGGCTGGATGGATATGAACTTATTGGAGCAGCCAATAATATCATTGTAAATCTTCCAGATATCGACTTATTGGATCTATCCGAAGAAGAAAAAGCACAGTTTATTGGCGAGGCCAAGTTTTTAAGAGCGTTGACTTATTTTCAATTAGTAAACCTTTTTGCACAACCGTTTCAAGTTAATGGAGGTAGTAATCTAGGTGTTCCATTGGTGCTTACGCCTTATGCTCCAGAAGTGGATATTTCAGAATTTCAGCTGGAACGCTCTACGGTCAGTGAAGTACATGCTTTAATAGAACAGGATCTTTTGGATGCCGTAGCAAGTTTGCCAGAAGATAATGGAGAGCGTGCTGAAGCAGGTGCTGCTAGGGGGCTTCTCGCAAGATTTTATCTGTATCGTGAAGATTGGGCAAATGCTGCCACTTTTGCCGATCAGGTAATCAGTTCTGGAGAATATGCTTTGGTGCCCGACTTTGATTTTTATGACGATAACCCAACATCTCCCGAAAACATTTTCTCGGTAATCAATACCCCTACAGATGGTCCGCAGGATGAATCCGTGCCAGGATCCGATGAGGTATATGTAAACTTTTATAATGCTGCTCCAGGCGGAAGGGGAGATGCACCATTTAGTCAAGATTTATTGGATGCGTTCGCTGCAGAACCTGGAGATCGTAGATTTGATGAATTGTCAGTAGCGGCAACTGATGCAGGGGGAAACGATACTTTTTTTACATCAAAATACCCAGACATTGTTAACAACGCATCTGATGGTATGGTTTTGCGCATGGCCGATATGTACCTGATGCGCGCAGAGGCTAATTTAAGAGGAGGTACCACGATAGGGGATATTCCTTTAAATGATGTGAATGCAGTGAGAACTAGAGCCGGCTTGGCTGACTTGGCAACTGTGGATTTGGATGCTATTCTTTTAGAAAGAAGGAAAGAGTTTTGTTTTGAAGGGTTGCGAAGAATGGATCTTCTAAGAAACGATAGGAACTTACGCCCAGATGGTGGAGCGGCGTCCGCTCCTGGAGCAGACAAGGTTATTTTTCCTATTGTGGATGATGAGCTCACCAATAATCCCAACATCACGCAAAATCCAGGAAATTTTTAA
- the pdhA gene encoding pyruvate dehydrogenase (acetyl-transferring) E1 component subunit alpha — protein MKKITKEVYLKWYEDMLFWRKFEDKLAAVYIQQKVRGFLHLYNGQEAVLAGSLHAMDLTKDRMITAYRNHVQPIGMGVDPKRVMAELFGKVTGTSKGMGGSMHIFSKEHRFYGGHGIVGGQIPLGAGLAFADKYFKRDAVTLCYMGDGAVRQGSLHEAFNLAMLWQLPVVFICENNGYAMGTSVARTSYSTDIWKLGLGYEMPCGPVDGMDPAIVAKEVDKAVERARTGGGPTFLEMKTYRYRGHSMSDAQHYRTKEEVEEYKKIDPITQIKEVLLEKGYASEEEIKEMDKRVKSLVSECEKFAEESDFPPIQQMYDTVYEQEDYPFLQHKL, from the coding sequence ATGAAAAAAATCACCAAAGAAGTTTACCTAAAATGGTATGAGGACATGTTGTTCTGGAGAAAGTTCGAGGACAAACTTGCAGCAGTTTATATTCAACAAAAAGTTAGAGGTTTTCTTCACTTATACAATGGCCAAGAAGCTGTTTTGGCAGGTTCATTGCATGCAATGGATTTGACGAAGGATAGAATGATAACAGCTTACAGAAATCATGTTCAGCCCATTGGTATGGGTGTTGACCCAAAACGTGTGATGGCGGAGCTTTTTGGAAAGGTGACGGGTACCTCCAAAGGTATGGGGGGCTCCATGCACATTTTTTCCAAAGAACATCGATTCTATGGTGGCCATGGTATTGTGGGCGGACAAATCCCTTTAGGTGCCGGATTGGCGTTTGCCGATAAATATTTCAAAAGAGATGCGGTAACACTTTGCTATATGGGCGATGGCGCTGTTCGACAAGGTTCCTTGCACGAGGCGTTCAATTTGGCTATGTTGTGGCAATTGCCTGTGGTTTTTATTTGTGAGAATAACGGATATGCTATGGGAACATCAGTGGCCAGAACATCATATTCAACAGATATTTGGAAACTAGGCTTGGGATACGAAATGCCTTGTGGTCCAGTAGATGGTATGGATCCTGCAATAGTGGCAAAAGAAGTGGATAAGGCAGTTGAACGGGCCCGTACAGGTGGCGGTCCAACTTTCTTGGAGATGAAGACCTATCGATACAGAGGACATTCAATGTCCGATGCACAACACTATCGCACCAAAGAAGAAGTTGAAGAATACAAAAAAATAGACCCAATAACCCAAATTAAAGAAGTCCTTCTTGAAAAGGGATATGCCTCTGAAGAGGAAATTAAAGAGATGGACAAAAGGGTAAAATCATTGGTGTCCGAATGTGAGAAATTTGCGGAAGAGTCAGATTTTCCACCAATACAACAGATGTACGATACCGTATACGAACAAGAAGACTATCCATTTTTACAACATAAACTTTAA